CCAGTCCAGTGCCGGCGCGGCCTTCATGCCTCGGATTTGCCCTGGCCCCTCAACAGCCCACCCGACGTCAGGGGTTTCGATCGTGGGCCAGGAGAGCATTCCGAGGGCCGCCAAGCTATTTGCGTGTGCACGGAATTTCTCCATCCGCTCCTGCCGTGTCGCGTCATCGCTGCCGATCCAGTCATCGAAGGTCGTGCCGGGATGGCCAGTCTCTGCGAATTTGCGGCGGGCCAGCAGCTCGGCGGTGAACTCTGCCAGCAGGGACGCCTCATCCTGGTCCGGGTATTCTGCGCGCTTTGCCTGGCTGTAGGTCATGGGTGTCTCCGTAGGTCGGGGAAAGGTCTGCTCAGGCTTATGTGTGCGGACCGGGATCCTCCCCTGCCCGGCAGGCCAGGTACTAGTCGTCACTGACGAGGATGGCCCGGACAACCTCGACGACTTCGTCGCGCAGCAGCCATTTCACGGCGTAGGCGTCGTTGGTGCAGCGCCGCAGCCACCGGGTTGCGGTGAAAACGTCGGCCACGTTGGCGCTTGCGTCCCAGTCCGCCTGCATGCCGCCGTCGAGCCGCTGCACGGTCAGTGACTCCGGGTTGCGGGCTTTCACCCGCCGCCGGCTCTCATCGACGATGAACTCGGCTGCGCGGAAAGCTGACATGAAGATCCGAACCCCAGGCCCGGTGCAGCTGACAGACCACATGGTCCTTACCGGCGCCGGTGCGGCATCCGGCCCCATGAGCAACTCGCGCAGGGCCGCGAAGGCGTCGTCGTTGGTGGGGGCGGGAACTGTTGCGGTGCTCATGCAGCCAATGTGTACGGCAGCGTGCTTTACCGGTTACGGGCCGTCCAGGTAACCGAAGGGCTCTCCGTGGCCGAGCAGGGGTGCGAGGAGGTTTCCGGGGAAGGATTCCCTGAAGCTGTTGTAGCGCTGGGCTGCCTTGTTGTAATCGGCGTTTGCCTCGTCGATACCGGGTGTCATGTCGTTGAGCTGCTGGACGAGGGCGGTGAAGTCCGGCGAGGCGACCAGCGCCGGGTGCTCCTGCGCCCTGGCCACCAGGTGTTCCAGTGACGTGGAGATCGCCAGGTCTGCATCGGCGTATTTGCTGAACATCTCGCCGCTGCCGTCAGCACCGGGGTCATGGACGTCCAGCGCGTTCCGTGCCAGAACCACCTCGTTGATCGTCTCCTGCTCCAGGGGCGGGTCATTGCGCAGCGCGGTGACCATCTTGGGTGCCAGGTCCACCTGCCGCTGGGCCGTTGTCACGGCCGTTTGCAGGGCAGAGCCGGCATCGTGGCGTGCCACTTCCAGACACAGCCAGGTGGCGCCGGTGCTGATGCCGGATGCGAGCAGGACAGCTGCCGCCGCGGCCATGACGGCTTGTGGTCGCTTCGCGCCTTGAAGGCCGAGACGGCTGGGCAGAAACCTCCTCTTCTCCGGGGCGGTAATCGCATCCCAGGGGTCCAGGGGCTCGGTCTTGGAGTCAGTCAGAGTCATCTAGTTCTCCGTGGTCGGTGTTGCACTAAGGGGCGGCCGGATCTCCGGCCGCCCCTGGGTGTCCTCCTGTCCGCATACTGGCCCTCAGCGAGAGGACTCGCACGCGGTTCAGTCATGCATGCATGCACGCTTTCAGGAATGCTGCTGCTTCGTGACGGGAGCTTCGAACGGTGCTGATCGCCACCTAGGCCAGTTTTCGCCAACTACTTAGGACGAAATCGCCAACTAGTCGTCAAACCGCCAATTAGCCTCCGATTTCACAGCGCTTAGAAGTTCCAGTCGTCGTCTTCGGTATCGACCGCGGCAGCGATTTTGTAGCTGCTCCCGCTACCGCTGAAAAAGTCGTGGTTCTCGTCTGCGTTGGGCGACAAGGCCGAGAGGATCGCCGGGTTCACGTTGGTGGTGTTCGCGGCGAACATGGGCTCGTAGCCGAGGTTCATCAGCGCCTTGTTGGCGTTGTAGTGCAGGAACTTCTTCACGTCCTCGGCCAGACCGACACCGTCGTAGAGCGAGTGGGTGTACTGGACTTCGTTCTCGTAGAGCTCGTCGAGCAGGTCGTACGTGTACTCCTTCAGCTCCGCCTTGCGGGCCTCGGATTCGTTTTCCAGACCCTTCTGGAACTTGTAGCCGATGTAGTAGCCGTGGACGGCCTCGTCCTTGATGATGAGGCGGATCAGGTCAGCGGTGTTCGTGAGCTTGGCGCGCGAGGACCAGTACATCGGCAGGTAGAAGCCGGAGTAGAAGAGGAAGCCTTCGAGCAGGGTGGAGGCGACCTTGCGCTTGAGCGGGTCGTCGCCCTGGTAGTAGTCCATGACGATCTGCGCCTTCTTCTGAAGGTGCTCGTTCTCGACGGACCAACGGAACGCTTCGTCGATCTCCTTGGTGGAGCAGAGCGTGGAGAAGATCGAGGAGTAAGACTTGGCGTGGACGGACTCCATGAAGGCGATGTTCGTGTAGACCGCGGCCTCGTGCGGGGTGATGGCGTCCGGGATCAGGGAGACTGCGCCGACGGTGCCCTGGATGGTGTCCAGGAGGGTCAGGCCGGTGAAGACGCGCATAGTCAGCAGCTGCTCTTCGGGCGTCAGGGTTGCCCAGGACTGCACGTCGTTGGACAGGGGGATCTTCTCCGGCAGCCAGAAGTTGTTGACCAGGCGGTTCCAGACGTCCACGTCCTTGTCGTCCTGGATGCGGTTCCAGTTGATGGCGTGGGATTGTTCGACGAGCTTGAGGGTTCCCATGGGTGTTTCTTCCTGATCGGTGTTTCGGGTCCTGAAGGGCGGGCCGCCGTTCAGGCGACCCGCTTCAGAAGGGTGTCTCTGGTGGTATCTATGCGGCCGGGGTCCTGACGGGCGGCCTACGCAGTTCTGTGTGCGGCGGGGATGGGTACGGCACGGGCGTCCTGCTTGCCCGCGCCTAGCCTTGGTCGAGGATGTTCTGCAGCTCGTCCCTGGAGATGCCCAGCATGTCCGCGACAGAGGCCGCGAACTCCTCCTCCGGGCTGACCGCTGCTGCGGGGACGCCCACTGACGGCAGGTCGGTGACGGACAGGCTGCCGTCGGCGCCGACGCCAATTCCGATGCCGTAGCTGCTGCCCGGACCGACCCCGATGACCTGGGTGCCGGACAGGTCGATGCCCAAGGAGTCCAGCACGGATCGGGCCGGGTGCCCCTCGGGGAGGACTGTGCCGCCGCCGGCCGTGGGAACGTCCGCAGGCAGCGGGGCCGCGGTGGCGATCTTCCGGATGGCAGGCGTGGCAAGGCCCAGTTCGACGGCGCGGCGCAGCACGCTGTTCAGTTCTTTCTCGACCTGGTCTTCGTCAAGGCCGGCCGCGGAGGCGATCTGGTCAAGGTCACCGACGGGAAGTGCCTGGAGGGTGGCCCAGTCAAGGTAGATCTCGATGTTCAGGGCGTCCATCGATTCGACGCCTGTGCGCCGGATCTCGTTGGCGAGCCGTGCGAACGGGGACTGGCTGAACGCCGCAGCCAGGGCCAGGGCGTCGATGAGGTCGCCGGCCGGGGCTTCCAGGAAGGTGTTGCGGAACAGCATCCGCGTCGGCCAGGTTGGGTCCGAGACGTTTGAGGCTGCACTGATCCCGGCGGTGGTGACATTGCCGCCGGTCTCCTGGATGAGCGCGGACACGGTGAAGCCGTACCCGGTGAGGGTCAGCTGCAGGCTCTCGTCCTCGGCCGGTTCGGCGGTGATCGTCCAGTCGCCGCTGCGTTCTGCGCGGAGGGGTCGCTGGAGGAAGGACAGGAGAACGCCCTGGCGGTCCGTGAATTTGCCGGCGGCCGTGATGGGACCGGAGACGTCGTGGCCGTGGCGAAGGTCTTCTGCAAGCGGCCTGCCCCACCAGGTTTTCAGCTGGCGGTAGCGGGCGCCGTCGTCAGCTGCGGCGAAGTCGAACATCGGGTTGGCATCAGCCAGGCGGCTGAGGGCCGCGTGGAGCTGGTTGTCGTAAGCGTTCATGTGGCTCCATGTGTGCGGAGCCGCAGATCCCGCTCCCCCGCGGCGGTCGATGACCTATCCGGCGGTTATCTACGCATGCTCGGTGCTGTTCGCGTTTCAGCGTCCGCGCCTTTGCCGCGCCAGCTCGTATCCCTCGAGGAGTTCATCCATGGGCCAGCCCCAACCCAGCAAGAAACGGTCCGCCGTAGCGGTCCTGTCCGTCGCCGCCCTGTCGGCATTCGCCCTGTCTGCCTGCACCCCATCCCCATCGGTGAGCTCGGCACCGAAGCCGACGTCGTCCCCGACGAGCACTCCGACGGTATCGCCTACCAAGGCCCCCGAGGCTCCTTCAGACGGCGGCGAAGAGATCCCAACGCCTCCGGCGCATGAGGGTGAGGGCACGGACAAGCCGCCCGTGGACGAAGAGGCGCCTGTGGACGGCCCTGCTGCCATCCCGGATGAGAACCTGACCTACCCGGCACCGGCCCCGTCATACACTCCGTCGTACGCTCCGACCCGGACCACGACGGTCTTCTACTCGGCCCCGGCTGCGGCCCCGGTCTACTCCAGTGTCACCACCACGGACGCCCAGCGTGCCGCCATCGAAAAGGCTGTCCAGGACGCCCTGAACGCTGATGCCGCCGCCCGCGCGGCAGCCGCAGCCCAGGCAGAGAAGGCCGCCGCCGATGCAGCGGCCAAGGACGCAGCCGCAAAGCAGCAGGCTCTCACCAACGCCCGCACCACCTACGACCGTGCAGTCTCGGCCCTTGACGCTGCCAACGCCAAGGTCACCTCCACGGCACAGGCCGCCGCCGAAGCACAGGCAGCCTACGAGGCAGCCGACAAGGCCGCAGCAGACGCCAACGGCCCCTACGCGGCCG
This genomic stretch from Pseudarthrobacter sp. BIM B-2242 harbors:
- the nrdF gene encoding class 1b ribonucleoside-diphosphate reductase subunit beta; this translates as MGTLKLVEQSHAINWNRIQDDKDVDVWNRLVNNFWLPEKIPLSNDVQSWATLTPEEQLLTMRVFTGLTLLDTIQGTVGAVSLIPDAITPHEAAVYTNIAFMESVHAKSYSSIFSTLCSTKEIDEAFRWSVENEHLQKKAQIVMDYYQGDDPLKRKVASTLLEGFLFYSGFYLPMYWSSRAKLTNTADLIRLIIKDEAVHGYYIGYKFQKGLENESEARKAELKEYTYDLLDELYENEVQYTHSLYDGVGLAEDVKKFLHYNANKALMNLGYEPMFAANTTNVNPAILSALSPNADENHDFFSGSGSSYKIAAAVDTEDDDWNF
- a CDS encoding LemA family protein, giving the protein MTLTDSKTEPLDPWDAITAPEKRRFLPSRLGLQGAKRPQAVMAAAAAVLLASGISTGATWLCLEVARHDAGSALQTAVTTAQRQVDLAPKMVTALRNDPPLEQETINEVVLARNALDVHDPGADGSGEMFSKYADADLAISTSLEHLVARAQEHPALVASPDFTALVQQLNDMTPGIDEANADYNKAAQRYNSFRESFPGNLLAPLLGHGEPFGYLDGP